In a single window of the Elaeis guineensis isolate ETL-2024a chromosome 6, EG11, whole genome shotgun sequence genome:
- the LOC105034732 gene encoding disease resistance protein RGA2, with protein sequence MAALIPIGGSIASAVLDNLVGQVSSDAIQQFGRHSGLQDDLRRLRTTLLRTRFVLNSAEKKRTKDDNLTRILQELKDAAYDAEDLLDEFDYQVQQQQAESQKNLEGNFISSSLITRARNLFNRDGDAVTRVREVMGRLDRIADDMERVIRLLDLDDEGEKYKSSVRRESSSFLTEPKVFGREKEKEKVIKLLLKSSDATEPSDDDLVRICSKRLKKDSISVLPVVGIGGIGKTTLAQLIYNDAKVDGYFNLKIWVCVSDNFDVKRLTKEIIESVTPETQCDHQNLNCLQEILKKKIMSKRFLLVLDDVWNDDNNKWDSLFAPLRSGLQGSKILVTTRSQKVAEMMGTMEAVFLEGLANDAYWEFFRRHAFGSQNPEEHPELEDIGKKIADRLKGSPLAAKTLGGLLNLDLDERHWRSIMISEIWELKQREDDIIPVLRLSYQYLPAHLKQCITYCSIFPKAYEYEKDKLVQHWIAQGFIVPQGNVRIEEIGSEYFHDLLGRSFFQHSRENIYVMHDLIHDLVQSVSVDEHLRIEDGKWQEIPSRLRHLSIYTKNLELSKLRDFGKYKNLRTLVYINLYDTHFGSVLNYLFTVSTKIRVLQLGNNYITELPESIGNLKHLRYLNVSYTRILRLPESLCNLYNLLVLNISRCPIENFPTCMTNLVKLRQLEADEKTICKLANFGKLTSLQELKIFKVIKQRGHNIEELKDMIQLRGRLCLENLENVESKQEASLAKLNKKHYLDKLELVWNSSAGNNDEVLEGLQPHSNLQRLEIRNYGGVRFPSWVDPQSLKSLKSICLKNIRSCRELPSLGQLPFLKILRIRNMDAVKLVGYEFYGSPEVKRFPLLEELEISNMLEWEEWFRTEGIQVFPHLLKLHIKDCPKLKGLACLPPSLRELELRNVGINMLPESWDGDHDFTDDSKMTVRSRSSSRTSSISDMYINGCPNLENLEQWLLLHHLPAIKKMSIISCQKVVRLPMERFKDFLSLEYLDITSCPLLPSRARLILPSSLRHLKLNSSCGHLDESLPDCLQNLTSLTDLRLVGCPHITSIPGEVLSHMIALNDLTFWDCRELRSLGGLRALRSLEDLTIRRCPRLTVLANEEEQGEGLAYLRNLCIDDTALVKVLFSTIALPFLQTLQIWGSTQLILFAGEEQLWLQSLKSLRHLYLENCTNLQSLPTELHGLSTLRYLEISNCPEIRSLPEKGLPSSLTELYFENCHPVLTEQLKRHQEMMMKSRM encoded by the coding sequence ATGGCGGCACTAATACCGATTGGAGGATCGATCGCTTCCGCTGTGTTGGACAACTTGGTCGGCCAGGTGAGCTCCGATGCCATCCAGCAGTTCGGGCGGCACTCGGGACTTCAGGATGACCTCAGGAGGCTGCGGACTACTCTGCTACGGACACGCTTCGTCCTTAACAGCGCCGAGAAGAAGCGCACCAAAGACGACAACCTGACCCGGATACTCCAAGAACTCAAAGATGCTGCGTATGATGCTGAAGACTTGCTGGATGAATTCGACTACCAAGTCCAGCAGCAACAGGCTGAAAGCCAAAAGAATCTGGAAGGTAACTTCATATCTTCTTCTCTTATAACTCGTGCCAGAAATTTGTTCAATCGTGACGGTGATGCTGTGACTAGAGTGAGGGAGGTTATGGGGAGGTTAGATAGGATTGCTGATGATATGGAAAGAGTCATTAGACTCCTGGATTTAGATGATGAAGGGGAAAAATATAAGAGCTCGGTGAGACGAGAGTCAAGCTCCTTCTTAACTGAACCAAAAGTGTTTGgccgagaaaaagaaaaggaaaaggtgaTAAAACTGCTGTTAAAGTCAAGTGATGCAACTGAACccagtgatgatgatcttgtCCGTATTTGTTCAAAGAGACTAAAGAAAGATAGTATTTCTGTTTTGCCAGTGGTCGGTATCGGAGGGATCGGAAAAACTACTCTTGCTCAGCTCATTTACAATGATGCGAAGGTTGATggttattttaatttaaagatatgGGTTTGTGTGTCTGATAATTTTGATGTGAAAAGGCTAACTAAAGAGATAATAGAGTCTGTTACCCCAGAGACACAGTGTGATCACCAAAATCTGAATTGCCTTCAAGAGATCCTTAAGAAGAAGATAATGTCAAAGAGATTCCTACTCGTCCTTGATGACGTCTGGAATGATGACAACAACAAATGGGATAGTCTGTTTGCGCCATTAAGGTCCGGACTGCAGGGAAGCAAGATCTTGGTAACAACTAGATCTCAAAAGGTTGCAGAGATGATGGGCACAATGGAGGCAGTCTTCCTAGAGGGTTTAGCAAATGATGCCTATTGGGAATTTTTCAGGAGACATGCATTTGGTTCTCAAAACCCCGAAGAACATCCTGAGTTGGAAGATATTGGCAAGAAGATTGCTGACAGGCTGAAGGGATCGCCACTTGCAGCAAAGACGCTGGGAGGCCTATTAAATTTGGACTTGGATGAGAGGCACTGGAGATCCATCATGATCAGTGAAATATGGGAACTAAAACAACGTGAAGATGACATTATACCGGTCTTACGGTTGAGCTATCAGTACCTACCTGCACACCTGAAGCAGTGTATTACATATTGTTCTATATTTCCTAAAGCTTACGAATATGAAAAAGATAAGCTAGTCCAACACTGGATTGCACAAGGCTTTATTGTACCTCAAGGAAATGTGCGGATTGAAGAGATAGGGAGTGAGTACTTCCATGATTTACTTGGCAGATCTTTCTTTCAGCATTCTCGGGAGAATATATATGTGATGCATGATTTGATACATGATTTGGTACAATCTGTCTCAGTTGACGAACATCTAAGAATAGAAGATGGCAAATGGCAGGAAATCCCCAGTAGGCTTCGACACCTTTCAATATATACGAAGAATCTGGAGCTGAGCAAGCTAAGGGACTTTGGCAAATATAAGAATCTGCGCACCCTTGTGTACATAAATTTGTATGATACACACTTTGGTTCTGTGCTTAATTACTTGTTCACGGTGTCAACAAAGATCCGTGTGTTGCAATTAGGGAATAATTATATCACAGAGTTGCCTGAAAGTATTGGCAACTTAAAACATCTCCGATACCTTAATGTCTCTTACACCAGAATTCTAAGGTTGCCTGAATCACTGTGTAACCTTTACAATCTTCTGGTGTTAAACATATCCCGCTGCCCAATTGAGAACTTCCCTACATGCATGACTAACTTAGTTAAATTGAGGCAGCTTGAAGCTGATGAGAAGACAATATGCAAGTTGGCTAATTTCGGGAAGTTaacctctctccaagagttgaaAATATTCAAAGTTATAAAGCAGAGAGGACACAATATTGAAGAATTAAAGGATATGATCCAGCTTCGTGGAAGACTTTGCCTTGAAAATCTTGAGAATGTTGAGAGTAAGCAAGAGGCCAGTCTGGCTAAGCTAAATAAAAAACACTATCTCGATAAATTAGAGTTGGTATGGAACAGCTCTGCAGGGAACAATGATGAGGTACTTGAAGGCCTCCAACCACATTCCAATCTTCAACGTCTGGAAATCAGAAACTATGGTGGTGTCAGATTTCCAAGTTGGGTGGACCCACAATCACTCAAAAGTTTGAAATCTATTTGCCTAAAAAATATCCGAAGCTGCAGGGAACTTCCATCTCTTGGACAGCTGCCATTCCTCAAGATTCTGCGCATCAGAAATATGGATGCGGTGAAACTAGTTGGTTATGAATTCTATGGCTCCCCGGAGGTCAAAAGATTCCCATTGCTGGAAGAGCTGGAGATTTCAAACATGCTGGAATGGGAAGAATGGTTCAGAACAGAAGGTATCCAAGTGTTTCCTCACCTGCTTAAGCTCCATATCAAGGATTGCCCCAAGCTAAAAGGTTTAGCCTGCCTCCCTCCCTCGCTTAGAGAATTGGAACTAAGGAATGTGGGAATAAATATGCTCCCAGAATCATGGGACGGAGACCATGATTTTACTGATGACAGCAAGATGACAGTGCGCAGCAGAAGCAGCAGCAGGACCTCTTCAATTTCCGACATGTATATCAATGGGTGTCCAAACCTGGAAAATCTGGAACAATGGCTGTTGTTACACCACCTGCCGGCTATCAAGAAAATGAGTATCATTAGCTGTCAAAAGGTTGTGCGATTGCCAATGGAAAGGTTTAAAGATTTTCTCTCCCTCGAGTACTTGGACATCACAAGCTGTCCCTTGCTCCCGTCCCGTGCGCGACTgatcctcccctcttctctccgACATCTTAAACTGAATTCTTCATGCGGTCATCTGGATGAGTCGCTACCCGACTGCCTGCAAAACCTCACCTCTCTCACCGACTTGCGTTTGGTTGGTTGCCCGCACATAACATCTATTCCAGGAGAAGTGCTCAGTCACATGATAGCTCTCAACGATTTGACTTTTTGGGACTGTAGAGAACTGAGGTCACTAGGGGGCTTACGAGCTCTCAGATCTCTTGAAGATTTGACCATTAGAAGATGTCCTCGGCTCACGGTATTGGCAAATGAGGAAGAGCAGGGCGAGGGTTTGGCATATCTTCGCAATTTGTGCATCGACGACACTGCGCTGGTCAAAGTGCTGTTCTCCACAATCGCCCTGCCCTTTCTTCAAACACTCCAAATCTGGGGCTCAACTCAACTCATATTATTCGCTGGAGAGGAGCAATTGTGGTTGCAAAGCCTCAAATCTCTCAGACACCTATACCTTGAAAATTGCACCAATCTTCAATCCCTGCCAACAGAGTTGCATGGCCTTTCCACCCTCCGATATTTGGAGATATCAAACTGCCCTGAGATCCGCTCGCTGCCAGAGAAGGGCCTGCCTTCATCCCtaacagaattatatttcgagaattgtcATCCGGTGTTAACGGAGCAATTGAAAAGACACCAAGAAATGATGATGAAGTCCCGAATGTGA